The following are encoded together in the Gasterosteus aculeatus chromosome 7, fGasAcu3.hap1.1, whole genome shotgun sequence genome:
- the LOC120821746 gene encoding clustered mitochondria protein homolog isoform X2, with amino-acid sequence MRQTSGLSLPLSLFTCWPPALSYCCFLHRGTMGNVVQCCHALSKYFKSKDAPAWGEAERSPLLSSEESECESPGMPDDSEDDSEDDLEDDLSTVSPGGKNPALEPEHFLFPDIILSSNPGGDLTLVEPMVCLLVSEEEEGVRVGEPRDEGQEWTNRWRNKGFSEVQTQTEVETRIGMGVQTQTEYVDREVNTLRSTGTLKEVVVQEHGILRQVVVLLEEQDKRTDCGIWADVDVFERNQLAFRDIAEEAEQKQLSSTISTEVVESLDLTPQSCLANEQSGQPTAVKDRSVNPPKRNTKPAGEPEEQSDLNAEPRGGNKSAPPLEDEDEETKQTRFLVDRRFVAAPHVQESPEHDGIQCEADETKLRIRETIALQEANFTLRIQPLGKESFELQVSGQMLVAELHQVLMDHEISCHCTCFSLQLGGVALDGLAELRCVQGMQDAALVKVVEDPYTVRDARLHLRHVRDLLRSLNPADAYNGVNCSSLSYLTFYTRGDKDCDNVGSRRAFEKESAGLSPPEHILPGCKDRPLTPLQPLSNDWKPLPCLRVLTMSSWNPPPGNRKMHGDLMYLNVLTMEDKELNITSSTRGFYLNQSTSFNFNPKPALPKILCHSLVELLSQVSPAFRKTFSALQKKRVQQHPYERIAAPFQVFTWIARHGDHTHDCVRAEETHTSRMGQDEHTAGQSRDWNEELQACRELARNSLQKRLHRERSVFRTNRDFVAAATQGAVAVIDGSVMPLNPEEAPHMQMFIWNNLFFSLGFDISEHYSPLGGNTAAHAAAICDLRGAQAYASVDVEGLYTLGTAVVDYRGVRVIAQTIVPGILEKNQEQSVVYGSNDYGKNVFTHRRLLELLDKTSKPLRIQRHQVLDHNNIPVELCSGIETKGILGNDGRPYILDLLRTFPPDPNFQFQETEERKEVPKECQISGYPRRHRHSLASLRPELIEAFVQHRYKDYVKMMSIQTEEEAVERSENLVSEPRNNATLEFRRGNLIMEACEAVGSVSDSCFDIRFNPDVFSPGVRFPSECVEEVRRQRRLLWDVAAFLLSNQIPAVLSDCLDYSAVPMDGGTLTAALHERGVNVRYLGTLLRELDKVEDTGRLDHIQRISISEVITRSAKHIFRTYLQNVEPAAFSAAVSHFLNCLLSSSSYATDSCSDELLSRRRSRRRRSNGSRVALLADSVWARLTPSELWGRIRTEAGEYYHYTIDSESIDEVIQKHSLQRISLLREIAIKTGIQVQLREYVFDSRHRPVFAKEDVVNIFPVVKHLKATATDATRLVQHAQVAVQQGLLKEGHGLISQALTLFSSVCGVLHEDVCSCFRLLGRICYMMGEYADALSHQEKAVMSSERTRGIDHPQTIQDYTHLALYCFAGGRHSTSLQLLYRARYLTLLVTGEDHPQVALLDSMLGLVLHGLREDGFSLKFLQNALMSTAKYHGATSLKRAQSHHLLATVYESKGEFRLALQHEEEAFSIYKSQVGENHDSAKESSKYLKSLTHQKVINHIDSNTPAGISPPKVPTPSFNTILQQLNLACGIIVVTLR; translated from the exons ATGAGACAGACCAgcggtctctctctccctctctctctcttcacgtGCTG GCCACCTGCACTCTCGTATTGCTGTTTCTTGCACAGAGGCACCATGGGGAACGTAGTCCAGTGCTGTCACGCACTGTCAAAATACTTTAAGAGCAAGGATGCTCCAGCCTGGGGTGAGGCGGAAAGATCCCCCCTGCTATCCAGCGAAGAGAGCGAATGTGAGTCGCCCGGCATGCCGGACGACTCGGAGGACGACTCGGAGGACGACTTGGAGGACGATCTGTCGACCGTCTCCCCCGGCGGGAAAAACCCCGCCTTGGAACCAgagcacttcctgtttcctgacaTCATTCTAAGCAGCAACCCGGGAGGGGATCTGACTCTGGTGGAGCCGATGGTGTGTCTGCTGgtgtctgaggaggaggagggagtgagggtGGGTGAGCCAAGAGACGAAGGACAAGAGTGGACCAACAGGTGGAGGAACAAGGGCTTTTCGGAGGTTCAGACACAGACCGAAGTGGAGACACGGATTGGCATGGGGGTGCAGACTCAGACAGAGTATGTGGATAGAGAAGTAAACACTCTAAGATCTACTGGAACTTTGAAAGAGGTGGTTGTGCAAGAACATGGAATATTGAGACAGGTGGTGGTGCTCTTGGAGGAACAAGACAAAAGGACAGACTGTGGAATCTGGGCTGATGTGGACGTTTTTGAGAGAAACCAACTGGCCTTCAGAGATATAGCCGAGGAAGCTGAACAAAAACAGCTGAGCAGCACCATCAGCACTGAAGTTGTGGAGAGCTTGGACCTGACTCCACAGAGCTGTCTGGCTAATGAACAGTCGGGGCAGCCGACGGCGGTGAAGGACCGGAGTGTCAATCCccccaaaagaaacacaaagccGGCCGGCGAGCCAGAAGAACAGTCAGATCTGAACGCAGAGCCCCGTGGCGGCAATAAGAGCGCTCCGCCACTcgaggatgaggacgaggagacaAAGCAGACCCGGTTTCTAGTCGACAGGCGGTTCGTGGCAGCACCACATGTTCAGG AAAGCCCCGAGCATGATGGGATTCAGTGTGAAGCTGATGAAACCAAACTCCGCATCAGGGAAACCATCGCTCTCCAAGAGGCAAACTTTACTCTCCGAATTCAACCTCTTGGGAAAGAAAGTTTTGAGCTACAG GTGTCAGGCCAGATGTTGGTGGCCGAGCTGCACCAGGTGCTGATGGATCACGAGATCAGCTGCCATTGCACGTGCTTCTCCCTCCAGCTGGGAGGCGTCGCACTCGACGGCCTGGCGGAGCTGCGCTGCGTTCAGGGCATGCAGGACGCAGCGCTGGTCAAAGTGGTGGAGG ATCCCTACACCGTGCGGGACGCTCGTCTTCATCTCAGACATGTTCGTGACCTTCTGAGGAGCCTCAACCCAGCAGATGCATACAACGGAGTGAACTGCAGCTCACTCTCTTACCTCACCTTTTACACCAGGGGAGACAAAG ACTGTGACAATGTTGGGAGTAGGCGAGCCTTTGAAAAGGAGTCTGCGGGCCTCAGCCCTCCAGAACACATCCTCCCGGGATGTAAGGACCGACCACTGACTCCGCTGCAGCCACTCAGCAACGACTGGAAG CCATTGCCGTGCCTGCGGGTTCTGACCATGAGCAGCTGGAACCCTCCTCCAGGAAACAGGAAGATGCACGGGGACTTAATGTACCTCAATGTCCTGACTATGGAGGACAAGGAACTCAACATCACATCCTCTACACGTGGCTTCTACCTCAACCA GTCTACTTCCTTCAACTTCAACCCTAAACCTGCACTACCCAAAATCCTCTGCCACTCTCTAGTTGAGCTGCTGAGTCAAGTCAGCCCTGCCTTCAGGAAAACCTTCAGCGCCCTGCAGAAAAAGAG AGTCCAGCAACACCCTTATGAGCGGATCGCAGCACCTTTTCAGGTGTTCACCTGGATCGCCCGTCATGGAGACCACACCCATGACTGCGTCAGAGCGGAGGAGACACACACCAGTCGCATGGGCCAGGACGAGCACACAGCTGGGCAG AGTCGGGACTGGAATGAGGAGCTGCAGGCATGCAGGGAACTCGCTAGAAACTCCCTTCAGAAGCGTCTGCACAGAGAGAGGAGCGTGTTCAGG ACAAACCGCGACTTTGTTGCCGCTGCAACGCAAGGTGCTGTAGCTGTGATCGACGGTAGCGTCATGCCGCTAAACCCCGAGGAGGCGCCTCACATGCAGATGTTCATTTGGAACAACCTGTTCTTCAGCCTTGGTTTCGACATATCTGAGCACTACAGCCCACTAGGGGGCAACACTGCGGCTCACGCTGCTGCCATTTGTGACCTGAGGGGAGCACAG gcTTACGCATCTGTAGACGTAGAAGGTCTTTACACGCTCGGGACGGCCGTGGTAGATTATCGGGGCGTCCGTGTAATCGCTCAGACCATCGTTCCCGGAATACTAGAGAAAAATCAGGAGCAGAGTGTTGTCTACGGCTCCAATGACTACGGGAAAAACGTGTTTACTCATCGCAG GTTGCTGGAGCTTCTGGATAAGACCAGTAAGCCGCTAAGAATCCAACGTCACCAGGTGCTCGACCACAACAACATCCCAGTGGAGCTTTGCTCTGGCATCGAGACCAAAGGCATCCTGGGTAATGACGGAAGACCTTACATCTTGGACCTCCTCCGGACCTTCCCCCCTGACCCCAACTTCCAGTTCcaagagacagaggagaggaaggaggtgcCGAAGGAGTGCCAGATCTCTGGTTACCCACGGCGACACCGTCACAGCCTGGCCAGCCTGAGACCAGAGCTGATCGAGGCCTTCGTCCAGCacag GTATAAAGATTATGTCAAGATGATGTCCAtccaaacagaagaagaagcagtagaGCGGAGCGAAAACCTAGTCAGTGAGCCGAGAAATAACGCCACACTCG AATTTCGGAGAGGAAATCTGATTATGGAAGCTTGCGAGGCCGTCGGATCAGTGAGTGACTCTTGCTTCGACATCCGCTTCAACCCTGATGTTTTCTCTCCAG GTGTTCGTTTCCCCTCTGAGTGTGTCGAGGAGGTTCGGAGGCAGAGGCGGTTGTTGTGGGACGTAGCTGCTTTTCTCCTGTCCAATCAGATCCCAGCGGTG CTGAGCGACTGTCTCGACTACTCTGCAGTGCCGATGGATGGAGGGACCCTGACCGCAGCGCTACATGAGCGGGGTGTGAACGTGCGATACCTGGGCACCCTACTGAGGGAGCTGGACAAGGTGGAGGATACAGGGAGACTCGACCACATCCAG AGAATATCCATCAGCGAAGTCATCaccagaagtgcaaaacacatCTTCAGGACGTATCTACAG AACGTGGAACCTGCAGctttctctgctgctgtcagtcaCTTCTTAAACTGCCtcctgagctcctcctcctaCGCCACCGACTCCTGCTCGGATGAGCTGCTCTCTCGCCGCAGGAGCCGACGGCGCCGGAGCAACGGGAGTCGAGTCGCCTTGTTGGCGGACAGCGTGTGGGCCAGACTGACCCCCAGTGAACTGTGGGGCCGAATCAGGACCGAGGCTGGAGAGTATTACCACTACAcgatagacag TGAAAGTATAGATGAAGTGATACAAAAGCACAGCCTTCAGAGGATCTCACTACTGAGAGAGATTGCCATCAAGACCGGCATCCAG GTGCAGCTGAGGGAGTACGTGTTCGACTCTCGTCACAGGCCGGTCTTTGCAAAAGAAGACGTTGTCAACATCTTCCCTGTGGTCAAACATCTCAAAGCCACAGCAACAGACGCCACGCGGCTTGTGCAACACGCACAGGTGGCGGTACAGCAGG GTCTTCTCAAAGAAGGCCATGGATTGATCAGCCAGGCCCTGACTCTGTTCAGCAGCGTATGCGGTGTCCTGCATGAGGACGTGTGCAGCTGCTTTCGTCTCCTGGGACGGATCTGCTACATGATGGGGGAGTATGCGGAT GCTCTCAGCCATCAGGAAAAGGCTGTCATGAGTAGTGAGAGGACACGAGGTATTGACCACCCACAGACCATACAAGACTAT ACTCACCTGGCCCTGTACTGCTTTGCTGGTGGCCGGCATTCGACCTCCCTTCAGCTGCTGTATCGCGCTCGGTACCTCACCCTGCTTGTGACGGGAGAAGACCATCCACAAGTCGCCCTGCTGGAT AGTATGCTGGGTCTAGTGCTTCATGGCCTCAGGGAGGATGGGTTTTCCCTGAAGTTCCTACAGAATGCCCTAATGTCAACTGCAAAATACCACGGTGCCACATCCCTGAAACGTGCACAAAG CCATCATCTGCTTGCCACCGTGTACGAGAGCAAAGGAGAGTTTCGATTGGCTCTGCAACACGAGGAAGAGGCCTTCTCGATATATAAGAGCCAG GTGGGGGAGAACCATGACAGTGCGAAGGAAAGCTCAAAGTACCTGAAGAGCCTCACTCATCAGAAAGTCATCAACCACATTGACAGTAACACACCTGCCGGTATTTCACCTCCAAAG GTTCCCACACCAAGCTTTAATACGATCCTTCAGCAGCTCAACCTGGCATGTGGAATCATTGTCGTTACCCTCAGATGA
- the LOC120821746 gene encoding clustered mitochondria protein homolog isoform X4 — protein MGNVVQCCHALSKYFKSKDAPAWGEAERSPLLSSEESECESPGMPDDSEDDSEDDLEDDLSTVSPGGKNPALEPEHFLFPDIILSSNPGGDLTLVEPMVCLLVSEEEEGVRVGEPRDEGQEWTNRWRNKGFSEVQTQTEVETRIGMGVQTQTEYVDREVNTLRSTGTLKEVVVQEHGILRQVVVLLEEQDKRTDCGIWADVDVFERNQLAFRDIAEEAEQKQLSSTISTEVVESLDLTPQSCLANEQSGQPTAVKDRSVNPPKRNTKPAGEPEEQSDLNAEPRGGNKSAPPLEDEDEETKQTRFLVDRRFVAAPHVQESPEHDGIQCEADETKLRIRETIALQEANFTLRIQPLGKESFELQVSGQMLVAELHQVLMDHEISCHCTCFSLQLGGVALDGLAELRCVQGMQDAALVKVVEDPYTVRDARLHLRHVRDLLRSLNPADAYNGVNCSSLSYLTFYTRGDKDCDNVGSRRAFEKESAGLSPPEHILPGCKDRPLTPLQPLSNDWKPLPCLRVLTMSSWNPPPGNRKMHGDLMYLNVLTMEDKELNITSSTRGFYLNQSTSFNFNPKPALPKILCHSLVELLSQVSPAFRKTFSALQKKRVQQHPYERIAAPFQVFTWIARHGDHTHDCVRAEETHTSRMGQDEHTAGQSRDWNEELQACRELARNSLQKRLHRERSVFRTNRDFVAAATQGAVAVIDGSVMPLNPEEAPHMQMFIWNNLFFSLGFDISEHYSPLGGNTAAHAAAICDLRGAQAYASVDVEGLYTLGTAVVDYRGVRVIAQTIVPGILEKNQEQSVVYGSNDYGKNVFTHRRLLELLDKTSKPLRIQRHQVLDHNNIPVELCSGIETKGILGNDGRPYILDLLRTFPPDPNFQFQETEERKEVPKECQISGYPRRHRHSLASLRPELIEAFVQHRYKDYVKMMSIQTEEEAVERSENLVSEPRNNATLGADMEFRRGNLIMEACEAVGSVSDSCFDIRFNPDVFSPGVRFPSECVEEVRRQRRLLWDVAAFLLSNQIPAVLSDCLDYSAVPMDGGTLTAALHERGVNVRYLGTLLRELDKVEDTGRLDHIQRISISEVITRSAKHIFRTYLQNVEPAAFSAAVSHFLNCLLSSSSYATDSCSDELLSRRRSRRRRSNGSRVALLADSVWARLTPSELWGRIRTEAGEYYHYTIDSESIDEVIQKHSLQRISLLREIAIKTGIQVQLREYVFDSRHRPVFAKEDVVNIFPVVKHLKATATDATRLVQHAQVAVQQGLLKEGHGLISQALTLFSSVCGVLHEDVCSCFRLLGRICYMMGEYADALSHQEKAVMSSERTRGIDHPQTIQDYTHLALYCFAGGRHSTSLQLLYRARYLTLLVTGEDHPQVALLDSMLGLVLHGLREDGFSLKFLQNALMSTAKYHGATSLKRAQSHHLLATVYESKGEFRLALQHEEEAFSIYKSQVGENHDSAKESSKYLKSLTHQKVINHIDSNTPAGISPPKVPTPSFNTILQQLNLACGIIVVTLR, from the exons ATGGGGAACGTAGTCCAGTGCTGTCACGCACTGTCAAAATACTTTAAGAGCAAGGATGCTCCAGCCTGGGGTGAGGCGGAAAGATCCCCCCTGCTATCCAGCGAAGAGAGCGAATGTGAGTCGCCCGGCATGCCGGACGACTCGGAGGACGACTCGGAGGACGACTTGGAGGACGATCTGTCGACCGTCTCCCCCGGCGGGAAAAACCCCGCCTTGGAACCAgagcacttcctgtttcctgacaTCATTCTAAGCAGCAACCCGGGAGGGGATCTGACTCTGGTGGAGCCGATGGTGTGTCTGCTGgtgtctgaggaggaggagggagtgagggtGGGTGAGCCAAGAGACGAAGGACAAGAGTGGACCAACAGGTGGAGGAACAAGGGCTTTTCGGAGGTTCAGACACAGACCGAAGTGGAGACACGGATTGGCATGGGGGTGCAGACTCAGACAGAGTATGTGGATAGAGAAGTAAACACTCTAAGATCTACTGGAACTTTGAAAGAGGTGGTTGTGCAAGAACATGGAATATTGAGACAGGTGGTGGTGCTCTTGGAGGAACAAGACAAAAGGACAGACTGTGGAATCTGGGCTGATGTGGACGTTTTTGAGAGAAACCAACTGGCCTTCAGAGATATAGCCGAGGAAGCTGAACAAAAACAGCTGAGCAGCACCATCAGCACTGAAGTTGTGGAGAGCTTGGACCTGACTCCACAGAGCTGTCTGGCTAATGAACAGTCGGGGCAGCCGACGGCGGTGAAGGACCGGAGTGTCAATCCccccaaaagaaacacaaagccGGCCGGCGAGCCAGAAGAACAGTCAGATCTGAACGCAGAGCCCCGTGGCGGCAATAAGAGCGCTCCGCCACTcgaggatgaggacgaggagacaAAGCAGACCCGGTTTCTAGTCGACAGGCGGTTCGTGGCAGCACCACATGTTCAGG AAAGCCCCGAGCATGATGGGATTCAGTGTGAAGCTGATGAAACCAAACTCCGCATCAGGGAAACCATCGCTCTCCAAGAGGCAAACTTTACTCTCCGAATTCAACCTCTTGGGAAAGAAAGTTTTGAGCTACAG GTGTCAGGCCAGATGTTGGTGGCCGAGCTGCACCAGGTGCTGATGGATCACGAGATCAGCTGCCATTGCACGTGCTTCTCCCTCCAGCTGGGAGGCGTCGCACTCGACGGCCTGGCGGAGCTGCGCTGCGTTCAGGGCATGCAGGACGCAGCGCTGGTCAAAGTGGTGGAGG ATCCCTACACCGTGCGGGACGCTCGTCTTCATCTCAGACATGTTCGTGACCTTCTGAGGAGCCTCAACCCAGCAGATGCATACAACGGAGTGAACTGCAGCTCACTCTCTTACCTCACCTTTTACACCAGGGGAGACAAAG ACTGTGACAATGTTGGGAGTAGGCGAGCCTTTGAAAAGGAGTCTGCGGGCCTCAGCCCTCCAGAACACATCCTCCCGGGATGTAAGGACCGACCACTGACTCCGCTGCAGCCACTCAGCAACGACTGGAAG CCATTGCCGTGCCTGCGGGTTCTGACCATGAGCAGCTGGAACCCTCCTCCAGGAAACAGGAAGATGCACGGGGACTTAATGTACCTCAATGTCCTGACTATGGAGGACAAGGAACTCAACATCACATCCTCTACACGTGGCTTCTACCTCAACCA GTCTACTTCCTTCAACTTCAACCCTAAACCTGCACTACCCAAAATCCTCTGCCACTCTCTAGTTGAGCTGCTGAGTCAAGTCAGCCCTGCCTTCAGGAAAACCTTCAGCGCCCTGCAGAAAAAGAG AGTCCAGCAACACCCTTATGAGCGGATCGCAGCACCTTTTCAGGTGTTCACCTGGATCGCCCGTCATGGAGACCACACCCATGACTGCGTCAGAGCGGAGGAGACACACACCAGTCGCATGGGCCAGGACGAGCACACAGCTGGGCAG AGTCGGGACTGGAATGAGGAGCTGCAGGCATGCAGGGAACTCGCTAGAAACTCCCTTCAGAAGCGTCTGCACAGAGAGAGGAGCGTGTTCAGG ACAAACCGCGACTTTGTTGCCGCTGCAACGCAAGGTGCTGTAGCTGTGATCGACGGTAGCGTCATGCCGCTAAACCCCGAGGAGGCGCCTCACATGCAGATGTTCATTTGGAACAACCTGTTCTTCAGCCTTGGTTTCGACATATCTGAGCACTACAGCCCACTAGGGGGCAACACTGCGGCTCACGCTGCTGCCATTTGTGACCTGAGGGGAGCACAG gcTTACGCATCTGTAGACGTAGAAGGTCTTTACACGCTCGGGACGGCCGTGGTAGATTATCGGGGCGTCCGTGTAATCGCTCAGACCATCGTTCCCGGAATACTAGAGAAAAATCAGGAGCAGAGTGTTGTCTACGGCTCCAATGACTACGGGAAAAACGTGTTTACTCATCGCAG GTTGCTGGAGCTTCTGGATAAGACCAGTAAGCCGCTAAGAATCCAACGTCACCAGGTGCTCGACCACAACAACATCCCAGTGGAGCTTTGCTCTGGCATCGAGACCAAAGGCATCCTGGGTAATGACGGAAGACCTTACATCTTGGACCTCCTCCGGACCTTCCCCCCTGACCCCAACTTCCAGTTCcaagagacagaggagaggaaggaggtgcCGAAGGAGTGCCAGATCTCTGGTTACCCACGGCGACACCGTCACAGCCTGGCCAGCCTGAGACCAGAGCTGATCGAGGCCTTCGTCCAGCacag GTATAAAGATTATGTCAAGATGATGTCCAtccaaacagaagaagaagcagtagaGCGGAGCGAAAACCTAGTCAGTGAGCCGAGAAATAACGCCACACTCGGTGCTGATATGG AATTTCGGAGAGGAAATCTGATTATGGAAGCTTGCGAGGCCGTCGGATCAGTGAGTGACTCTTGCTTCGACATCCGCTTCAACCCTGATGTTTTCTCTCCAG GTGTTCGTTTCCCCTCTGAGTGTGTCGAGGAGGTTCGGAGGCAGAGGCGGTTGTTGTGGGACGTAGCTGCTTTTCTCCTGTCCAATCAGATCCCAGCGGTG CTGAGCGACTGTCTCGACTACTCTGCAGTGCCGATGGATGGAGGGACCCTGACCGCAGCGCTACATGAGCGGGGTGTGAACGTGCGATACCTGGGCACCCTACTGAGGGAGCTGGACAAGGTGGAGGATACAGGGAGACTCGACCACATCCAG AGAATATCCATCAGCGAAGTCATCaccagaagtgcaaaacacatCTTCAGGACGTATCTACAG AACGTGGAACCTGCAGctttctctgctgctgtcagtcaCTTCTTAAACTGCCtcctgagctcctcctcctaCGCCACCGACTCCTGCTCGGATGAGCTGCTCTCTCGCCGCAGGAGCCGACGGCGCCGGAGCAACGGGAGTCGAGTCGCCTTGTTGGCGGACAGCGTGTGGGCCAGACTGACCCCCAGTGAACTGTGGGGCCGAATCAGGACCGAGGCTGGAGAGTATTACCACTACAcgatagacag TGAAAGTATAGATGAAGTGATACAAAAGCACAGCCTTCAGAGGATCTCACTACTGAGAGAGATTGCCATCAAGACCGGCATCCAG GTGCAGCTGAGGGAGTACGTGTTCGACTCTCGTCACAGGCCGGTCTTTGCAAAAGAAGACGTTGTCAACATCTTCCCTGTGGTCAAACATCTCAAAGCCACAGCAACAGACGCCACGCGGCTTGTGCAACACGCACAGGTGGCGGTACAGCAGG GTCTTCTCAAAGAAGGCCATGGATTGATCAGCCAGGCCCTGACTCTGTTCAGCAGCGTATGCGGTGTCCTGCATGAGGACGTGTGCAGCTGCTTTCGTCTCCTGGGACGGATCTGCTACATGATGGGGGAGTATGCGGAT GCTCTCAGCCATCAGGAAAAGGCTGTCATGAGTAGTGAGAGGACACGAGGTATTGACCACCCACAGACCATACAAGACTAT ACTCACCTGGCCCTGTACTGCTTTGCTGGTGGCCGGCATTCGACCTCCCTTCAGCTGCTGTATCGCGCTCGGTACCTCACCCTGCTTGTGACGGGAGAAGACCATCCACAAGTCGCCCTGCTGGAT AGTATGCTGGGTCTAGTGCTTCATGGCCTCAGGGAGGATGGGTTTTCCCTGAAGTTCCTACAGAATGCCCTAATGTCAACTGCAAAATACCACGGTGCCACATCCCTGAAACGTGCACAAAG CCATCATCTGCTTGCCACCGTGTACGAGAGCAAAGGAGAGTTTCGATTGGCTCTGCAACACGAGGAAGAGGCCTTCTCGATATATAAGAGCCAG GTGGGGGAGAACCATGACAGTGCGAAGGAAAGCTCAAAGTACCTGAAGAGCCTCACTCATCAGAAAGTCATCAACCACATTGACAGTAACACACCTGCCGGTATTTCACCTCCAAAG GTTCCCACACCAAGCTTTAATACGATCCTTCAGCAGCTCAACCTGGCATGTGGAATCATTGTCGTTACCCTCAGATGA